A window of the Pirellulales bacterium genome harbors these coding sequences:
- a CDS encoding FkbM family methyltransferase, whose amino-acid sequence MSQLLNRLLTKARAIRRSQCHRDTLAGLGAEFTCDPGRPGAELVTVRGLTFSIKSEEDLFILTEIFDHQCYNFSTTGETVVIDIGMNIGVASLFFASDPNVCRVFSFEPFRRTYELACANLRWNPAYAAKITTKNFGLADRDGVEELPYIEERKGSVGINGLPRSFTPARQDLHMERIELCEAATVLRPIFADYPEAQIVLKIDCEGSEYGIFKNLDAAGLLGRFQAIMLEWHNHGPHPLRETLEKHGFSVFTFGDQPSATGMLYAINVRAAQRRADRATDTRSTLCPMDASLDAALVNVAELAKL is encoded by the coding sequence ATGAGCCAGTTGCTGAATCGCCTTTTGACCAAAGCTCGCGCCATTCGACGCTCGCAATGCCACCGGGACACGCTGGCCGGCTTGGGAGCCGAGTTCACGTGCGATCCGGGCCGGCCGGGGGCCGAACTGGTCACGGTGCGCGGCCTGACCTTTTCGATCAAAAGCGAAGAAGATCTGTTCATCCTCACCGAGATCTTCGATCACCAGTGCTACAACTTCAGCACGACGGGCGAGACGGTCGTCATCGACATCGGTATGAATATCGGTGTCGCCAGCTTGTTCTTTGCCTCCGATCCGAACGTTTGCCGGGTTTTCAGCTTCGAGCCGTTTCGCCGCACTTATGAACTAGCGTGCGCCAACCTGCGCTGGAATCCGGCGTATGCGGCGAAGATCACGACCAAGAATTTCGGCCTGGCCGATCGCGACGGCGTCGAAGAACTGCCGTACATCGAAGAACGCAAAGGCAGCGTGGGTATCAATGGGCTGCCGCGCAGCTTCACGCCCGCGCGTCAGGACCTGCACATGGAACGGATCGAGTTGTGCGAGGCGGCAACCGTGCTACGGCCGATTTTCGCCGACTATCCCGAGGCCCAGATCGTCTTGAAGATCGACTGCGAGGGCTCGGAGTACGGCATCTTCAAGAACCTGGACGCCGCCGGCCTGCTGGGCCGTTTCCAGGCGATCATGCTCGAATGGCACAATCACGGTCCGCATCCCCTGCGGGAAACGCTGGAGAAGCATGGCTTTTCGGTGTTCACTTTCGGCGATCAGCCGAGTGCGACCGGCATGCTGTACGCGATCAACGTGCGGGCAGCACAGCGGCGCGCCGATCGGGCGACCGATACGCGCTCGACTCTTTGCCCGATGGACGCATCGCTCGATGCGGCGCTCGTAAACGTGGCCGAGCTGGCAAAGTTGTAA
- a CDS encoding SGNH/GDSL hydrolase family protein, whose product MGVSPSDRDHAAPSPPRCAGGKPRVRKLLPKMALLCGACVLVLLMLEGATRLFTHVVPPLLVNDPVVGMTFCPHFSGSVFVPESSREVFLRFNREGMRGPDWPYDKRPDVCRVAIVGDSMIAAIATEEEKTLVNRLGERLNGSAADPRFEILNFGVSGSSTGQELVLYREIVRKYHPDVVVCAFCVNNDFGDNCSRLTSNRGRIYFEVGADDQLVQVPLLPGRAALTSWLNRHSRFYVWQKDMTQRAINNLRGQAMQLAARAGHETTTVDSGGLGVFCSEPDDTLQYAWRVTEKLLAAMHQEVAADGVEFLIAAIPAGLQIYDDAWQQVEATAELPIDPRYPDKRLTAIARRLGVPLVLMTDEFRASAPHHSQAAVEEWLHYDAFGHLNDRGNDVAAEAVYHELLKRSAVYITRRPTRAEQ is encoded by the coding sequence ATGGGCGTCTCCCCTTCCGATCGCGATCACGCTGCGCCGTCGCCGCCGCGCTGTGCGGGGGGCAAACCGCGTGTGCGAAAGCTGCTGCCGAAAATGGCGCTACTTTGCGGAGCGTGCGTGCTGGTGCTGCTCATGCTGGAAGGGGCGACGCGCTTGTTCACGCACGTCGTGCCGCCGCTCTTGGTCAATGACCCCGTGGTGGGCATGACCTTCTGCCCGCACTTCAGCGGCTCGGTCTTTGTGCCCGAATCGAGTCGTGAAGTGTTCTTGCGATTCAACCGCGAAGGGATGCGCGGGCCCGATTGGCCCTACGATAAACGACCTGACGTGTGCCGCGTAGCGATCGTCGGCGACTCGATGATCGCTGCCATTGCGACCGAAGAGGAAAAGACGCTGGTTAATCGCCTGGGTGAGCGACTCAATGGGTCGGCGGCCGACCCCCGGTTCGAGATCCTTAATTTCGGCGTCTCGGGATCGAGCACCGGTCAGGAGCTGGTTCTGTACCGCGAGATCGTGCGCAAATACCATCCCGACGTCGTGGTGTGCGCCTTCTGCGTGAACAACGACTTCGGCGACAACTGCAGTCGCCTGACCAGCAACCGCGGCCGCATCTATTTCGAAGTGGGTGCCGACGACCAACTCGTACAGGTTCCGCTACTACCCGGCCGCGCGGCCTTGACCTCGTGGCTCAATCGCCACAGCCGCTTTTACGTCTGGCAGAAGGATATGACGCAGCGAGCCATCAACAACCTTCGTGGCCAGGCCATGCAGCTGGCCGCGCGCGCGGGGCATGAGACGACGACCGTCGACTCGGGCGGACTGGGCGTCTTTTGCTCCGAGCCCGACGACACGCTGCAATACGCTTGGCGCGTCACTGAGAAATTGCTCGCCGCCATGCACCAGGAAGTGGCCGCCGACGGAGTCGAGTTTCTCATCGCGGCCATACCGGCCGGGCTGCAGATCTACGACGATGCCTGGCAGCAGGTCGAGGCCACGGCCGAGTTGCCGATCGATCCGCGCTATCCCGACAAGAGGCTCACGGCCATCGCCCGTCGACTGGGTGTGCCTCTGGTCTTGATGACCGATGAATTTCGCGCAAGCGCCCCGCATCATTCGCAAGCGGCCGTCGAGGAGTGGCTGCACTACGACGCATTCGGCCACCTGAACGACCGCGGTAACGACGTAGCCGCCGAAGCCGTGTACCACGAGCTTCTGAAACGCTCGGCCGTGTACATCACGCGGCGGCCGACACGGGCCGAGCAATAG
- the rho gene encoding transcription termination factor Rho, translating to MSKKKRGRGRGRQGGGGGGGHFHNNGHRGRGGHRPRPPGGERPYYPAPEQPDNGEPIPLEPAAGVLELHPNGYGFLRDPNNNYQRERTDPFVPGTMIDKYHLREGVMINGMVQHSRKQEGPRLKEILDIDGMKPEDYPLVKSFDALTPINPESWLRLETGAQPLSPRVMDLLTPLGKGQRALIVAPPRTGKTILLQQISQAISANYPSVKLFVLLVDERPEEVTDMRRSVQGEVIASSLDRDVESHVRLSQLVVERCKRLVEMGQDVFLLMDSITRMARAFNKWVGNTGRTMSGGVDIKALDIPKKLFATARVFEEGGSLTIVATALVDTGSRMDELIFQEFKGTGNMELVLDRKLADRRVWPAIDISQSGTRREEKLLEPDTLHAVTMLRRTLSTMHHVDAMEQLTKQLGKFKSNKDFIALIAGSRVAD from the coding sequence ATGAGCAAAAAGAAGCGTGGCCGCGGTCGAGGACGACAGGGGGGCGGCGGAGGCGGAGGACACTTCCACAACAACGGCCATCGCGGTCGCGGCGGACACCGCCCTCGGCCCCCAGGGGGCGAACGCCCCTACTACCCAGCTCCCGAGCAGCCGGATAATGGCGAGCCGATCCCTCTCGAGCCGGCCGCCGGCGTGCTGGAATTGCACCCCAATGGCTACGGCTTCCTCCGCGATCCGAACAACAACTATCAACGCGAACGGACCGATCCTTTCGTTCCCGGGACCATGATCGACAAGTATCATCTCCGCGAGGGGGTGATGATCAACGGCATGGTCCAGCACAGCCGTAAGCAGGAAGGGCCGCGGCTGAAGGAAATCCTCGATATCGACGGGATGAAGCCCGAGGATTATCCGCTGGTCAAGAGCTTCGACGCGCTCACGCCGATCAATCCCGAATCATGGCTGCGGCTGGAAACCGGCGCGCAACCGCTCAGCCCGCGCGTCATGGATCTGCTCACTCCGCTGGGCAAGGGGCAACGGGCCTTGATCGTGGCCCCGCCGCGCACCGGCAAAACGATCCTCTTGCAGCAGATCAGCCAGGCGATCTCGGCCAATTATCCCAGCGTCAAGCTCTTTGTTTTGCTGGTCGACGAGCGTCCGGAAGAAGTCACCGATATGCGGCGCAGCGTGCAGGGCGAAGTCATCGCCAGCAGTCTCGATCGGGACGTGGAAAGCCACGTGCGGCTGTCGCAACTGGTCGTCGAGCGCTGCAAGCGACTGGTGGAAATGGGGCAGGACGTGTTCCTGCTCATGGACTCGATCACGCGCATGGCCCGCGCCTTCAATAAGTGGGTGGGTAATACCGGCCGCACCATGTCGGGCGGCGTCGATATCAAGGCGCTCGACATTCCCAAGAAGCTGTTCGCCACGGCCCGCGTCTTCGAAGAAGGGGGCTCGCTCACGATCGTGGCCACGGCGCTGGTCGACACCGGCAGCCGCATGGACGAGCTGATCTTCCAGGAGTTCAAGGGGACCGGCAACATGGAGCTGGTGCTCGATCGCAAGCTGGCCGACCGCCGCGTGTGGCCCGCGATCGATATCTCGCAGTCCGGCACGCGGCGCGAGGAAAAGCTGCTCGAGCCTGACACGCTGCACGCCGTGACCATGTTGCGGCGCACGTTGTCGACGATGCACCATGTCGATGCCATGGAGCAGCTCACGAAGCAATTGGGCAAGTTCAAATCGAACAAGGATTTCATTGCCCTTATCGCCGGCTCGCGCGTGGCCGATTAA
- a CDS encoding thioredoxin family protein, with protein sequence MLAVRCWRSALLALAFCSPCLAAPGGFTWESDLEAAKQAAARTNRLVLVHFGAPWCQPCQQLERDVFSQPGFGNDLKAQFVGVKLNYDSFPATARQYGVQSIPTDVIITPQGQLIERVQSPLTAAEYSAAVTRVAAIARGGQPMPPGAAAHVAGVAPGAPPGNPTSGGRYSDYFNRPASPPMDPTNNPYVNNAQQPPAAPAATAPQEFAAGPQLTSQPGAPPAPSAPPPGGNVRPAAQMAVAPQLPPGNAPLGLDGFCPVSLSEKHVWVAGDLRFGMQHHGRTYLFAGPEEQQKFQANPDRFSPVMSGDDPVLALDQGQHVPGSRMYGVSYAEHVYLFTSEQTLQIFQQNPKRYAAEAVQARH encoded by the coding sequence ATGCTTGCGGTGCGCTGCTGGCGATCGGCGTTGTTGGCTTTGGCCTTCTGTTCCCCGTGCCTGGCGGCACCGGGCGGCTTCACTTGGGAATCGGACCTGGAAGCTGCCAAGCAGGCCGCCGCCCGCACCAACCGACTGGTTCTCGTGCACTTTGGCGCTCCCTGGTGCCAGCCGTGCCAGCAGCTCGAACGCGACGTCTTCAGCCAGCCGGGATTCGGCAACGACCTGAAAGCGCAATTCGTCGGCGTGAAGCTCAACTACGATTCGTTTCCCGCCACCGCACGGCAGTACGGCGTGCAGTCGATTCCCACGGACGTGATCATCACGCCGCAAGGACAATTGATCGAGCGCGTGCAAAGCCCTTTGACCGCCGCAGAATATTCGGCGGCCGTGACGCGCGTCGCCGCGATCGCACGTGGCGGCCAACCCATGCCGCCTGGCGCGGCTGCCCATGTTGCCGGCGTTGCACCAGGCGCGCCTCCCGGCAACCCGACCAGTGGCGGCCGCTATTCCGATTACTTCAATCGGCCCGCGTCGCCGCCGATGGATCCGACGAACAATCCTTACGTGAATAACGCGCAGCAACCGCCGGCCGCGCCGGCCGCAACTGCGCCGCAAGAATTTGCCGCCGGTCCGCAGTTGACCAGCCAACCTGGCGCGCCGCCGGCGCCGAGCGCTCCGCCCCCCGGCGGCAACGTCCGGCCCGCCGCGCAGATGGCGGTCGCGCCGCAACTTCCCCCCGGCAATGCGCCGCTGGGTCTCGACGGTTTTTGTCCCGTCTCATTGTCGGAAAAGCACGTGTGGGTGGCGGGTGATCTGCGCTTCGGCATGCAGCATCATGGCCGCACTTACTTATTCGCCGGCCCCGAAGAGCAGCAAAAGTTTCAGGCCAATCCCGATCGGTTCAGCCCCGTGATGTCGGGCGATGATCCCGTGCTGGCTCTCGACCAGGGGCAACACGTTCCCGGCAGCCGCATGTACGGCGTTTCTTACGCCGAGCACGTGTACCTGTTCACCAGCGAACAGACGCTGCAGATTTTCCAGCAAAACCCCAAGCGGTACGCCGCTGAAGCCGTACAAGCGCGGCACTAA
- the glpK gene encoding glycerol kinase GlpK, with protein MGKYVLALDQGTTSSRAIVFGHDGRIVASSQEEFEQILPRPGHVEHDPEAIWSSQLDVARGALAAAQAEPRDIAAMGITNQRETTILWERATGRPVANAIVWQSRISADICDRLKADGLTDTFRKKTGLVIDAYFSGSKIKYLLDTIPGLRARAEAGEILFGTVDTYLIWRLTGGRVHATDASNASRTLIFNIHTLDWDDELLRILDIPRRMLPQVLGSSEHYGETSPEIFGAPIAIAGNAGDQQAATFGQACFEVGAAKNTYGTGCFMLLNTGNKAVASKNNLLTTIGWSIGGKVTYCLEGSVFIAGAVVQWLRDGLGVIETSSDVEPLAASVPDAGGVYFVPAFVGLGAPYWDPYARGAILGLTRGTTAAHIARAAVESMAYQSRDLLEAMQKDAGVALKELKVDGGASVNNALMQFQADVLGAKVRRPVVSETTALGAAYLAGLAVGFWKDAADVSRNWALEREFEPTLTPDERNRIYAGWQKAVTRSQNWQEH; from the coding sequence ATGGGAAAATATGTGTTGGCGCTCGATCAGGGGACGACTTCCAGCCGGGCGATCGTCTTTGGGCACGACGGGCGCATCGTCGCCAGTTCGCAAGAGGAATTCGAGCAAATCCTGCCGCGCCCAGGGCACGTCGAACACGATCCCGAAGCGATCTGGTCGTCGCAACTCGATGTGGCGCGCGGTGCGCTGGCCGCGGCACAAGCCGAGCCACGCGACATTGCCGCAATGGGCATCACCAATCAGCGCGAAACAACGATCTTGTGGGAACGCGCCACGGGCCGGCCTGTGGCCAACGCGATCGTCTGGCAAAGCCGCATCTCGGCCGATATCTGCGACCGCCTGAAAGCGGATGGGCTGACCGATACCTTTCGGAAGAAAACGGGTCTGGTCATCGACGCGTACTTCTCTGGCTCAAAAATCAAGTATTTGCTCGACACGATCCCGGGCTTGCGCGCCCGGGCTGAAGCCGGCGAAATCCTGTTCGGCACCGTCGACACGTATCTGATCTGGCGATTGACCGGCGGCCGCGTGCATGCGACCGACGCGAGCAACGCCAGCCGAACCCTGATTTTCAACATTCACACGCTCGATTGGGATGATGAGCTGCTGCGCATCCTCGACATTCCGCGGCGGATGCTGCCGCAAGTGCTCGGCTCGTCGGAACATTACGGCGAAACGAGCCCGGAGATCTTCGGCGCGCCGATCGCCATAGCGGGTAACGCCGGAGACCAGCAAGCCGCCACGTTCGGCCAGGCCTGTTTCGAAGTCGGTGCCGCAAAGAATACCTACGGCACCGGCTGCTTCATGCTGTTGAACACGGGCAACAAGGCGGTCGCTTCAAAGAATAATTTGCTGACGACCATCGGCTGGAGCATCGGCGGCAAGGTGACCTATTGCCTCGAAGGATCGGTATTCATTGCTGGCGCCGTCGTGCAATGGCTGCGCGACGGGCTGGGCGTGATCGAAACGTCGAGCGACGTCGAGCCCTTGGCCGCGTCGGTGCCGGATGCCGGCGGCGTTTATTTCGTGCCGGCCTTCGTGGGCTTGGGGGCGCCGTACTGGGATCCCTACGCCCGCGGCGCGATCCTGGGTCTCACCCGCGGAACGACGGCGGCGCACATCGCGCGGGCGGCGGTCGAGTCGATGGCCTATCAATCGCGCGACCTGCTCGAAGCCATGCAAAAGGATGCCGGCGTCGCGTTGAAAGAGTTGAAGGTCGACGGCGGCGCGAGCGTCAACAACGCCCTCATGCAATTTCAGGCCGACGTTCTGGGCGCCAAAGTGCGCCGGCCCGTTGTCTCGGAAACCACGGCGCTGGGGGCGGCGTATCTGGCCGGCCTGGCCGTGGGCTTTTGGAAAGACGCGGCCGACGTGTCGCGCAATTGGGCGCTCGAGCGAGAATTCGAGCCGACCTTAACGCCCGACGAACGCAACCGAATCTACGCCGGCTGGCAAAAGGCAGTCACCCGCTCGCAGAATTGGCAGGAGCACTGA
- a CDS encoding Gfo/Idh/MocA family oxidoreductase, with amino-acid sequence MHRRAFLATGTAALAATTLAPRVLRAARSANERITLGVMGINGRGRALATVLAGQPDVDIAYLCDVDQGAIGPTLEAVAKTQQRTPQTVTDFRRILDDRAVDGLVIATPDHWHALATIHACAAGKHVLVEKPCSHNVIEGERMLAAARKHSRLVQVDTQRRSSASMKAMVDFLQSGGVGKLHFARSWITSRRENIGHATDEATPAGVDYDLWLGPAPARPFNRNHFHYRWHWFWQYGTGELGNNGVHGLDLARWGLGVDMPTSVVSSGAKQFFDDDQVTPDTQVVCYEYPGLTLMWEHRTWSPYGMNGSTFGVEFHGAEGVVTTDGRTWSIHRPKEPPKPGFEGNTSYEPEHQRNWLDAIHGDAQLTADIDVGRTSAALCHIGNISQRLGRKLAWDAVSGKFAAADAEANALLGREYRAPWILPAV; translated from the coding sequence ATGCACCGTCGCGCGTTTCTGGCAACGGGTACCGCGGCTCTCGCCGCGACGACTTTAGCGCCGCGCGTGCTCCGCGCCGCACGCAGCGCGAACGAGCGGATTACGCTGGGCGTGATGGGCATCAACGGCCGTGGCAGGGCGCTGGCCACCGTCCTGGCTGGCCAGCCCGACGTCGATATTGCCTACCTTTGCGATGTGGATCAGGGCGCGATCGGCCCGACGCTCGAAGCCGTGGCCAAGACGCAGCAGCGCACACCGCAGACGGTAACCGACTTTCGCCGCATCCTCGATGATCGCGCCGTCGACGGCCTGGTGATTGCCACGCCCGACCATTGGCACGCCCTGGCAACGATTCATGCCTGCGCCGCCGGCAAGCACGTGCTGGTCGAGAAGCCGTGCTCGCACAATGTCATCGAGGGCGAGCGCATGCTCGCCGCGGCGCGGAAACACAGCCGGCTCGTACAGGTCGACACGCAGCGCCGCAGCAGCGCTTCGATGAAAGCGATGGTCGACTTTCTACAGTCGGGCGGTGTCGGCAAGCTGCATTTCGCGCGCAGCTGGATCACCTCGCGACGCGAGAACATCGGTCACGCCACGGACGAGGCTACGCCGGCCGGGGTCGATTACGATCTGTGGCTGGGACCCGCGCCCGCGCGGCCGTTCAATCGCAATCACTTTCACTATCGCTGGCATTGGTTCTGGCAATACGGTACCGGCGAGTTAGGCAATAACGGCGTACATGGCCTCGACCTGGCCCGCTGGGGTTTGGGCGTCGACATGCCGACGTCGGTCGTGTCGAGCGGCGCGAAGCAATTCTTCGACGACGACCAGGTCACGCCCGACACGCAGGTTGTGTGCTACGAATACCCAGGCCTGACCCTGATGTGGGAGCATCGCACCTGGAGCCCGTACGGCATGAACGGCTCGACCTTTGGCGTCGAGTTTCACGGCGCCGAGGGCGTCGTCACGACCGACGGCCGAACCTGGTCGATCCATCGCCCCAAGGAGCCGCCGAAGCCGGGCTTCGAGGGAAACACCAGCTACGAGCCGGAACACCAGCGCAACTGGCTCGACGCAATCCACGGCGACGCGCAGTTGACCGCCGATATCGACGTCGGCCGCACGAGCGCTGCTTTGTGCCACATCGGCAACATTTCGCAGCGGCTGGGACGCAAGCTGGCCTGGGACGCGGTGTCCGGCAAGTTCGCCGCGGCCGATGCGGAAGCCAACGCCCTGCTCGGACGCGAATACCGCGCGCCGTGGATTCTGCCGGCCGTGTGA
- the hemQ gene encoding hydrogen peroxide-dependent heme synthase produces MSHAPAENAEISLQPSEGWHCSHLYYRFDRAALAAMTPAEIKNGRVTLATILNPEAPGAPARLQTSIVAGHKADFALMVLDPDPLVVDGLHERLLASPLGRAVVPTYSFVSMTEVSEYVPSVEQYGQRLVAEGEDPNGPAYKAKLKAYESREEMMRRQRLTPDLPPWPNTCFYPMNKKRKVGENWFTLDFPERSRLMSEHARSGMKFGGRVTQLITVSVGLDDWEWGVTLWARRPEFLKEIVYTMRFDEASARYAEFGPFYTSYVTTPTKMLDHCRVGGDG; encoded by the coding sequence ATGAGTCACGCTCCGGCCGAGAACGCGGAAATTTCCTTGCAACCCAGCGAAGGCTGGCATTGCAGCCATTTGTATTATCGTTTCGATCGCGCGGCGCTGGCCGCCATGACGCCGGCCGAGATCAAGAATGGCCGCGTGACGTTGGCCACGATCTTGAACCCTGAGGCTCCTGGCGCGCCGGCGCGGTTGCAAACGTCGATCGTCGCCGGCCACAAGGCGGACTTCGCCCTGATGGTGCTCGATCCCGACCCGCTGGTGGTCGATGGGCTGCATGAGCGGCTGTTGGCCAGTCCGCTAGGGCGCGCGGTGGTGCCGACCTATTCGTTCGTGTCGATGACCGAAGTGTCGGAATACGTTCCCTCGGTCGAGCAATATGGTCAGCGTCTCGTCGCCGAGGGAGAAGACCCCAACGGCCCCGCTTACAAGGCCAAGCTGAAGGCTTACGAGTCGCGCGAAGAGATGATGCGCCGGCAGCGATTGACGCCCGACTTGCCTCCTTGGCCGAACACGTGCTTCTACCCGATGAACAAGAAACGCAAGGTGGGCGAGAATTGGTTCACGCTCGATTTTCCCGAACGCAGCCGGCTGATGTCCGAGCACGCCCGCAGCGGCATGAAATTCGGCGGTCGTGTCACGCAGTTGATCACCGTGTCGGTCGGGCTCGACGATTGGGAATGGGGCGTCACACTGTGGGCGCGCCGCCCGGAATTCCTCAAAGAGATCGTCTACACGATGCGTTTCGACGAGGCGAGCGCACGGTACGCCGAGTTCGGCCCGTTCTATACCAGCTACGTGACCACGCCCACGAAGATGCTCGACCATTGCCGGGTGGGCGGCGATGGTTGA